The Gemmatimonadales bacterium nucleotide sequence ATGTTCAAGCTGTACAAGGAGTACAACGTCAATCCGCTGGGCGGCTGCTGGCCGATGATGCTGCCGATGCCGGTGCTGTTCGCGCTCTTCTTCGTGTTCCAGAACAGCATCGAGCTCCGGGGCGCGTCGTTCCTCTGGCTGCCGGACCTCTCGCGGCCCGATCCGCTCTACATCATCCCGCTGGTCATGGGGCTCTCGATGTTCGGACTGAGCAAGGTGGGCCAGATCGGGATGGAGCCGAACCCGCAGATGAAGATGATGCTGTACGTCATGCCCGTGATGATGACGTTCCTGTTTCTCAACTTCGCCTCGGGGCTCAACCTGTACTACGCCGTGAGCAATATCGCCAGCATTCCGCAGCAGTGGATGCTGGCCCGGGAGCGGGTGAAGCGGGGCGGCGGCACCGGAGTGGGAGCCAAGCCGGCGCCCGTCGCGCCAGCGGTCAGGAAGAAGAAGGGCTGACCCGGGTGGACCCGGAGTCCGGCCGGGTGAGACGAACCGACATCGAGCGCTGGTCGATGGCCACCGAGAAGTCGTGGAGCACCCGGGTCCCGATGGTGATGTGTGAGGGAATGTCCGCCGGCAGCGGATGAACGGCGATCTCCGGCTGATGCATCGTGTATCGGCCCAGCCGGACATCGCCACGCAGAACCCCCAGCTTCACCTCGACCGGCGCCCCTCCCCCAACCACCGCTCGTCCGACCACCCGCAAGGGGCTCTGGAACGCCAGCCGGCCGGCCACCTCCGGTATCGCTTGGAATCCCACTCCCCCCTGCGTGTCGATCACGCCAGTTTCCCGGACGCCTCCGAGCTCCACCGGGATTCCGATGAAGGGCCCCACCCGTACGGCGCGCAGTATCTGCCGACCGTCGGGCCGTGGCAATCTGGCCGTGGTCAGGGACAACCGCCGGTTCGGGTAGTCGATCGTCAGCACCACGTCGCGGTAGGCGATGAGGCCGAGCACGCCATCGACCCCCAGCATGGCGAAGCCGCTGTCCCGCCCGACCGGGAGCCCGCTGACCACCGCCTGCCCGATCCGCAGCGAATCGAGCCGGAACAGCGAGTCGGTCTCGCCCTTTCCGATGGCGCGGAATGACAGGTCGGCGACCACGCGAGGCGAGACCAGTACGTCGGGTGAGCCGGTCTCCACGGCGAGCCGGTAAGGCCCTCGCCCGTTGAGCATCACCGGCACGATGGCCCGGCCGTCGGGCACTTCCATGGAGACGGATGTCGAGTCGGTGAGCGCGATGGTCTGCGCGGCGGCGTGCTGGCCGGTCCAACAGACCAGCAGCACGTGGGCCAGCTGCACCAGTTGCCTGCGAGTCCGCATGCGTCGCGATACGAACACCGCTCCGGTATAGTTTCCGGCCATGCTCTCCGATCCCATCGCCGCCCTCGCCACCCCAGCCGGCCGGTCCGCGCTCGCCGTGATCCGGGTGAGCGGCACCGGGGCATTCGCCGTAGCGGCGAGAGTGATCGCCGGGTTCCGTGATGACCGGCCGCGGTCGGCCCTGCTGGCCAGCTTCCACAACGCCGCGGGCGAGACCCTCGACCGCGGCCTATACACCGTGTTCCCCGGGCCCGCCAGCTACACCGGCGAAGACCTCGTCGAGCTCTCCTGCCACGGCGGGCTGCTCGCCCCGGCGCGAGTGCTGTCTGCTTTGCACGAGGCCGGCGCACGGCCCGCGGCCCCCGGCGAGTTCACCCGCCGGGCGGTGCTCAACGGCAGGCTCGACCTGGTCCAGGCGGAGGCCGTCGGCGACCTGATCGACGCCACCGCTCCGGCTCAGGCGAGGGCCGCGCTCCGGCAGCTGGGCGGCGACCTCTCCCGCCGGCTGGCGGACCTCCGGGAATCGCTGCTGGAGACCCAGGCGCTCTTGAGCTACGAGATCGACTTCCCCGGGGAGGACGACGGGCCGGTGCCGCCGGAGCGGATCATCCAGCAGCTGGAGGGGGTGCGTTCCCGCATCGATCGCCTGCTCGCGAGCGCCGCCTCGGCCGAGCGTCTGCGCGCCGGGGCGGTGCTGGTCCTGGCCGGCCGACCCAATGCGGGAAAGTCTTCACTCTTCAACGCGCTGCTCGGCGCTGACCGGGCGCTGGTCACCGAGATCCCTGGGACCACCCGGGACGCGATCGAAGCCCACACCGACTTTCTCGACTGGCCGGTGCGACTGATCGATACCGCCGGGCTGTGGGACTCGCCCCACCGGATCGACCGCATGGGTGTCGAGGTCAGCCGGCGCTATCTCGCCGCGGCGGACCTCGTGCTGCTCTGCGTCGAGACCGGCCGGGAGCCGGGCGAAGACGAGCGGACCATCGTGGCCCAGCGGCCGACGATGGTGGTGCGAACCAAGGCCGACCTGGCCAATGGAGCGGCCGGCGTGCCGTCCGACGGTGGGCTCGCCGTGTCCGTAGTGACCGGTGCCGGCCTGGGCGAGCTTCGCCGGGCAGTCGCCGAGCGGGTCTTTGCCGACAGAATCGCGCTGGCGGACCTGGAGCCGGCGCTCACCCGCGAGCGTCATCGCGTGGCGCTGGCCCGCGCGCAATCGGCGCTCGCCGAGGCGAGGCCACATCTGGAGCCAGGGAGCGACGCCGTGCTGGCGTCCCATCACGTCCGCGAGGCAACGGCCGCCCTGGAGGAGCTGCTCGGTACGTTCGATGTGGAGGAGGTGTTGGACCGGGTGTTCGGGAGCTTCTGCGTGGGGAAGTAGCCGGAGAGTACGAGCGAGCCTGCTCGAGCTATGCCGTCTGGATGCCGCGCGCCACGTCCTCCGCGGCTTGAAAGTCGTGGGCCGATGCCCGCACCGCAGCCGCCAGCCCCCGTTCGGCCACCAGCGCCTCCGTCATGCGGTATCCCAGGTAATACCCTGCCCGTTCAGGCAGCACGCGACCGCCGACCAGGCGGGCGGTCGGGCTCATGCCGCCGGTGAGATAGCGGAGCCGAAGGCCCAGCCCGCTCTGCTCCAGGTCCGGCTCCACCACGCGCCGCAGAAACGCCTCCATCTCGCGCAGCCGGTGATACTGGCGGCGGGGATAGCCGAAGTAGTCGGCCGCATCGAACCCGGGAGCCACCGCCTGCGCGGCGTGGACGGCGAGACCCTCGTTCACCAGCAGCTCGCGGAGGCTGGTCCGACTGCCGGTGGACCAGTAGTCGTAGTATCCGCCGGCGTCGGTCACCAGCCGCCGCATGTCGCTGGCGCTGGCCGGGGAGGTGTACCGCACCGTGTGGGCGAGCTCGTGCCCGATCCAGAGCGGCACCAGGTCGGGTGGGAGGCCCATGCCATAGGTCTCGGGGTTCACCCGGCCGGTGAAGTGCTCGAGGCAGATGAACGCGACGCCCCGGCCGCCCACCACCAGCTCGCCGGCGTTGGCGCCACCCAGCCCCACCATCAGGTACGTATCGGTAGGCCGGTCGATGCGCAGCACCTCTTCCGCCCTGGCGATCGCCTCCTCGGCGAGCTGCACTACGTCCACCGTGCCGGCCAGCGCCAGCAGATCGCTGCGATCGGCGTTCAGCGCGGACGCGACGATCTCGCCCGCGTGCGGACTGTCGGGATCGAGGACGTAGTTGCGCCAGTAGGCGTCGAGGATGAGGCGGTGGGAGTCGTGATACTGCCGATAGGCCGATTCCCGGTTCTCGGCGCCGAGCACCGCCAGGAAATCAGGGAGAAGATTGATCAGCACGCGGGACAATACGAAACGGCGAACTTCAATGCAAGTAGTCCCGGTCAGTTCTCCTGCTTCTTCTGCTTCGCGACTTCGTCGAGGAACTTCCGCTCGGCCTGCGTCAGACTGCCGATTCCCTTCTCGTTGATCTTGTCGAGCACGCGATCGACCTCGGCCGCCACCGGATCGCCGTCAGGGCGGCGGCGTGGACGAAGCGGCACCGGCGGGGTCCGCCGCTCGGGCTCCGCCGAGCCGGACTGGACCATCACCACACGCTCGACCGCGCGAGGCGGCGGATGCGGGCTCCGGCGCGAGAGCGCCTGCAGCCGGAAGAACAGGTAGCCCGACAGCGCGCCGC carries:
- the mnmE gene encoding tRNA uridine-5-carboxymethylaminomethyl(34) synthesis GTPase MnmE encodes the protein MLSDPIAALATPAGRSALAVIRVSGTGAFAVAARVIAGFRDDRPRSALLASFHNAAGETLDRGLYTVFPGPASYTGEDLVELSCHGGLLAPARVLSALHEAGARPAAPGEFTRRAVLNGRLDLVQAEAVGDLIDATAPAQARAALRQLGGDLSRRLADLRESLLETQALLSYEIDFPGEDDGPVPPERIIQQLEGVRSRIDRLLASAASAERLRAGAVLVLAGRPNAGKSSLFNALLGADRALVTEIPGTTRDAIEAHTDFLDWPVRLIDTAGLWDSPHRIDRMGVEVSRRYLAAADLVLLCVETGREPGEDERTIVAQRPTMVVRTKADLANGAAGVPSDGGLAVSVVTGAGLGELRRAVAERVFADRIALADLEPALTRERHRVALARAQSALAEARPHLEPGSDAVLASHHVREATAALEELLGTFDVEEVLDRVFGSFCVGK
- a CDS encoding DUF2268 domain-containing putative Zn-dependent protease (predicted Zn-dependent protease with a strongly conserved HExxH motif) yields the protein MLINLLPDFLAVLGAENRESAYRQYHDSHRLILDAYWRNYVLDPDSPHAGEIVASALNADRSDLLALAGTVDVVQLAEEAIARAEEVLRIDRPTDTYLMVGLGGANAGELVVGGRGVAFICLEHFTGRVNPETYGMGLPPDLVPLWIGHELAHTVRYTSPASASDMRRLVTDAGGYYDYWSTGSRTSLRELLVNEGLAVHAAQAVAPGFDAADYFGYPRRQYHRLREMEAFLRRVVEPDLEQSGLGLRLRYLTGGMSPTARLVGGRVLPERAGYYLGYRMTEALVAERGLAAAVRASAHDFQAAEDVARGIQTA